One genomic segment of Clostridium saccharoperbutylacetonicum N1-4(HMT) includes these proteins:
- a CDS encoding YaaL family protein translates to MNKNNIVEYLISKTDNTDMYARLLEDMEVAKLEINAARSMFNNVNDDKLIEVAIYSENVARKRYDYLLSIARENGISVDGSYIAEKNVRIAE, encoded by the coding sequence ATGAATAAAAATAATATTGTAGAATACCTGATTAGCAAGACTGATAACACTGATATGTATGCAAGATTGTTAGAAGATATGGAAGTTGCAAAGTTGGAGATAAATGCTGCTCGCAGTATGTTTAATAATGTTAACGATGACAAATTAATAGAGGTAGCAATATATTCGGAGAATGTTGCAAGGAAAAGATATGATTACTTATTATCAATAGCAAGAGAAAATGGCATAAGTGTAGATGGTAGTTATATAGCAGAGAAAAATGTACGGATTGCAGAATAA
- the recR gene encoding recombination mediator RecR — protein MEFYPVAIEKLIEEFAKLPSIGQKTAQRLTLHILNLPDDEVKEFANALVQARGTIKYCSICGNFTDKDPCPLCGNPSRDKGTICVVEQPKDIMTMEKVKEYNGVYHVLHGNISPMQGRGPQDIRIRELVARMNENVKEVILATNPNIEGEATAMYISKVLKPLDIKVTRIAAGIPVGGDLDYADEVTLSKALEGRKEI, from the coding sequence ATGGAATTTTATCCAGTAGCCATAGAAAAATTAATTGAAGAGTTTGCGAAATTGCCAAGTATAGGTCAAAAGACTGCCCAAAGACTTACTTTACATATTTTAAATCTTCCAGATGATGAAGTAAAGGAATTTGCAAACGCCTTAGTTCAAGCAAGAGGAACGATTAAATATTGTTCAATATGTGGAAATTTTACAGACAAAGATCCTTGCCCATTATGTGGGAACCCAAGTAGAGATAAGGGAACAATATGTGTTGTTGAGCAGCCGAAGGATATAATGACAATGGAAAAAGTTAAAGAATATAATGGTGTATATCATGTATTGCATGGTAATATATCACCAATGCAGGGAAGAGGTCCTCAAGATATAAGGATTAGAGAACTTGTTGCTAGAATGAATGAAAATGTAAAGGAAGTAATACTTGCAACAAATCCTAATATAGAGGGTGAAGCAACTGCTATGTATATTTCGAAGGTACTTAAGCCACTTGATATTAAAGTAACTAGAATTGCAGCAGGAATACCTGTAGGTGGAGATTTAGATTATGCAGATGAAGTTACATTATCCAAAGCATTAGAGGGTAGAAAAGAAATATAA
- a CDS encoding YbaB/EbfC family nucleoid-associated protein, with protein sequence MAKGGFPGGFGGGNMNNLMKQAQKLQKQMEDMQKEIELKEFEASVGGGAVVVKINGKKEITAINIKPEVVDPDDVEMLEDLVLSAVNEAIKKAEDETANKMGKLTGGMPGLF encoded by the coding sequence ATGGCAAAAGGTGGATTTCCAGGAGGCTTTGGTGGAGGTAATATGAATAACCTTATGAAGCAAGCACAAAAGCTTCAAAAGCAAATGGAAGATATGCAAAAAGAGATCGAGTTAAAAGAATTTGAAGCATCAGTTGGTGGTGGTGCTGTGGTAGTAAAAATAAATGGTAAAAAAGAAATAACAGCAATTAATATAAAACCAGAGGTTGTAGACCCAGATGATGTGGAAATGCTTGAAGACTTAGTATTGAGTGCTGTTAATGAAGCAATAAAGAAAGCAGAAGATGAAACTGCAAACAAAATGGGTAAGCTAACAGGCGGAATGCCAGGATTATTTTAA
- the dnaX gene encoding DNA polymerase III subunit gamma/tau, with protein sequence MGYTALYRECRPKKFEDVIGQEHITTTLKNEILNDRIAHAYLFCGTRGTGKTSTAKVMAKALNCLDLHDGEPCNECEMCKKINDGLAIDVIELDAASNNGIDKIRDIIDDTKYPPQEARYKIYILDEVHMLSVGAVNAFLKTLEEPPKNVIFILATTDPQKLPITILSRCQRFDFKRINQKEISNLLKKITEAQNVAYEQKSLDLISRVCDGAMRDALSILDQAIAMGEKQINYEDLISILGLVTNEYLFDITYAIIDRSIEKSMVIVDKLVYSGKDMQLFIKDLIAHFRNLLMVKVTNNPEEVLDMSLENIYLVKEQGKKIRVEEIMRDIRILQDAEINSKASKQSRLYLELAIIKMCKIEYDTSNEIILSRINQLEESIKGGKIQIVQSQKINEDSNYANTNIGAINNQNTVKTNTVAEKKPEVNPNSKITVDDVGRAWTEILEKFKAKRAMIVYASIVTARPYNVKGGVVTLEYDATYAFNKERLQKLEYREIVNSVFSETFKEKVIVDYVVKADKDYVDNEQILKEKIDGIPFEVYEE encoded by the coding sequence GTGGGTTATACAGCACTATATAGAGAATGTAGACCGAAAAAATTTGAAGACGTTATTGGTCAAGAACATATAACGACCACACTAAAAAACGAAATTTTGAATGATAGAATTGCTCATGCATATCTTTTCTGTGGAACAAGGGGAACAGGTAAAACATCAACTGCAAAAGTTATGGCAAAAGCATTAAATTGTTTGGATTTACATGATGGAGAACCATGTAATGAATGTGAAATGTGCAAAAAGATAAATGATGGCTTAGCAATTGATGTAATAGAGCTTGATGCAGCATCTAATAATGGTATTGATAAAATAAGAGATATTATTGATGATACAAAGTATCCGCCACAAGAAGCTAGATATAAGATATATATATTAGATGAGGTTCATATGCTATCAGTTGGAGCTGTTAATGCATTTTTAAAGACGTTAGAGGAACCACCTAAGAATGTAATATTTATATTAGCAACGACGGATCCACAAAAACTTCCTATAACAATTTTGTCGAGATGCCAAAGATTTGATTTCAAAAGAATTAATCAAAAGGAAATTTCTAATTTACTTAAGAAAATCACTGAAGCACAAAATGTAGCTTATGAACAAAAAAGTTTGGATTTGATTTCAAGAGTTTGTGATGGAGCAATGAGAGATGCATTGAGTATACTAGATCAAGCAATTGCAATGGGAGAAAAACAAATTAATTATGAAGATTTAATAAGTATATTAGGGTTAGTTACTAATGAATACTTATTTGATATTACTTATGCAATTATTGATAGAAGTATTGAAAAATCCATGGTAATAGTTGATAAACTTGTTTATTCGGGTAAGGATATGCAATTGTTTATTAAAGACTTAATAGCACACTTTAGAAATTTGCTTATGGTAAAAGTCACAAATAATCCAGAAGAAGTTTTAGATATGTCTCTTGAGAATATTTATTTGGTTAAAGAACAAGGCAAGAAAATTAGAGTTGAAGAGATAATGAGGGACATTAGAATACTTCAGGATGCAGAAATAAATTCAAAAGCAAGTAAACAAAGCAGGTTATATTTAGAACTTGCAATAATAAAGATGTGTAAAATAGAATATGATACTTCAAATGAAATTATTTTGTCACGAATAAATCAACTTGAAGAATCAATAAAGGGCGGAAAAATACAAATAGTTCAAAGTCAAAAAATTAATGAAGATTCAAATTATGCAAATACTAATATTGGTGCTATAAATAATCAGAATACAGTTAAAACTAATACTGTTGCTGAAAAAAAGCCAGAAGTAAATCCGAATTCAAAAATAACAGTTGATGATGTTGGTAGAGCATGGACAGAGATATTAGAAAAATTTAAAGCAAAGCGTGCAATGATTGTTTATGCATCTATTGTTACGGCTAGACCATATAATGTTAAAGGCGGGGTTGTGACATTAGAATATGATGCAACATATGCATTTAATAAGGAACGATTGCAAAAGTTAGAGTATAGAGAAATTGTAAATTCAGTTTTCTCGGAAACATTTAAAGAAAAAGTAATAGTAGATTATGTAGTAAAAGCAGACAAAGATTATGTAGACAATGAGCAGATACTAAAGGAAAAAATAGATGGAATACCTTTTGAAGTATATGAAGAATGA
- a CDS encoding thymidylate synthase produces MSLYDDKYLSIANDILENGYFDNNRTGVQTYKLPHQIMQFNLEKEFPILTTKFVAFKTAVKELLWIFKDQSNDVKALQAQNVKIWDEWMMEDGTIGTSYGWVVKKFNQIDKLIDALKNNPQDRRMMLNLWQIPYLDGGALYPCCFLTMWDVTDGRLNCMLVQRSGDWGLGVPFNTSQYAVLVHLLAQVTGLKPGLFTHVINNAHIYENQVEGLKLQITRKNEAYDAPKLWINPEIKDFYDFAPDDIKLEDYKHHETIKMQVSV; encoded by the coding sequence ATGAGTTTATATGATGACAAATATTTATCCATTGCTAATGATATATTAGAAAATGGATATTTTGATAACAATAGGACTGGTGTACAAACTTATAAATTACCACACCAAATAATGCAATTTAATTTAGAAAAAGAATTTCCTATATTAACAACAAAATTTGTAGCTTTCAAAACTGCTGTTAAAGAGCTTTTATGGATATTTAAAGATCAATCAAACGATGTAAAGGCGCTTCAAGCTCAAAACGTTAAAATCTGGGATGAGTGGATGATGGAGGATGGAACAATTGGAACATCTTATGGCTGGGTAGTTAAAAAGTTTAACCAAATAGATAAATTAATAGATGCTTTAAAAAATAATCCCCAAGACAGAAGGATGATGCTTAATTTATGGCAAATTCCTTACTTAGATGGTGGAGCTTTATATCCATGCTGCTTCCTTACAATGTGGGATGTAACAGACGGAAGACTTAACTGTATGCTTGTTCAAAGAAGTGGAGACTGGGGACTTGGTGTTCCATTTAATACTTCTCAATATGCTGTTTTGGTTCATTTGTTAGCCCAAGTTACGGGTCTTAAACCAGGTTTATTCACTCATGTAATAAATAATGCTCATATATATGAAAACCAAGTTGAAGGCTTAAAACTTCAAATAACTCGAAAAAATGAAGCTTATGACGCTCCGAAACTTTGGATTAATCCTGAAATTAAAGATTTCTATGATTTTGCACCAGATGATATAAAACTCGAGGATTACAAGCATCATGAAACAATAAAAATGCAGGTATCAGTTTAA
- a CDS encoding dihydrofolate reductase, whose amino-acid sequence MLSISVAVANNNVIGIDNKLPWHISEDLKRFKKITSEKKMIMGRKAFESLPGILPNREHIIVTRNKNYKVDSDKVTIVHDLDSLIKEYSKCDDEIFVIGGAEIYEHFLPYVDKIYLTTIDEDFKGDTFFPEVNYDEFKVEYKSEKFTDEKNGLHYTFIDYKRI is encoded by the coding sequence ATGCTATCAATAAGCGTTGCTGTCGCAAATAATAATGTCATTGGAATAGATAACAAACTGCCTTGGCACATTTCAGAAGACTTAAAAAGATTCAAGAAAATTACCTCTGAGAAAAAAATGATAATGGGAAGAAAAGCTTTCGAATCATTACCAGGTATTCTACCAAATAGGGAACATATAATTGTAACTAGAAATAAAAATTATAAAGTTGATTCTGATAAAGTTACAATAGTACATGATTTAGATTCGCTAATTAAGGAATATTCAAAATGTGATGATGAAATCTTTGTAATAGGAGGGGCAGAAATTTACGAGCACTTCCTTCCATATGTTGATAAAATATACTTAACTACAATAGATGAAGATTTCAAAGGGGATACTTTCTTCCCTGAAGTTAATTATGATGAATTCAAGGTAGAATATAAATCAGAAAAATTTACAGATGAAAAGAATGGATTGCATTATACATTTATAGACTATAAAAGAATTTAG